The DNA sequence TCTTCGACGTCGTGCGCTGACAGCACGGCGGCGCGAGAAACGGAGTCGGCGCGAATGACCGACCTCTCCCCCCACCGGTCCCCCTACTGGGAGATAACGACACTGGTGGTCGGAGAAGAAGTCCCGGACATCACCTACTCCGTCTTCGTCGGTGATGGAGACGACGCGGTGGCTAACGGGTACTACTTCGACCTTCAGCGTTTCCTTGAGGAGCAGCCGGACGAGCAGAACATGAGAAACGGCACGGACAGCTACTGCGTGGTGAACGAGAGCGGGGGCGTTCACTACGGTGGCCTGGAAGAGGTGTCCTTGTCGCCCGGTCTCCTGACCCTGCGTTTCGACGACGAGGCCATTGAGGCGCTGGGCCTGCCCTCCCGCGTCATTCCGTTGGGGGTCGCCGCAGAAGTCGACCTCGACGCGTTGCGGGCGGGCCTCCACCGCGTCCTCACCTACGGGAATCCTCGAAGACATCCGAGGCTGAATCTGGGATGAGCCGAGCCACTCCGTGACCGACTCGAACAGCTCGCACGGCCCATCGACACAACGCCCCGGGCCTTCCGAGAAACGCCAAGGGCGCCCGGTGTAACGACACCGGGCGCCCTTGGCGTATCGGACGTTACCGGGCGGCCCCCGCCGCCGCGTCCGCCGCCTGTGCGCGCAGGGCGCGTTCCACGCCCGCGCGGGACTCCGACACCAGGCGGCGCAGGGCCGCGTTCGGCTGGGCGGAGGTCAGCCAGGCGTCCGTCTTGTCCAGGGTCTCGCCGGAGACCTGGACCGTCGGGTAGAGGCCGACCGCGATCTGCTGGGCCATCTCGTGCGAACGGGACTCCCAGACGTCCGCCAGCACCTCGAAGTACCGGTCCGTGTACGGCGCCAGCAGCTCGCGCTGATCGGTCTGGACGAAGCCGGCGATGACCGCCTCCTGCACCGCGTTGGGCAGCTTGTCGGAGTCCACGACCGAGGACCACGCCTCCGCCTTGGCCTCCTCGGTCGGGCGGGCCGCCCGGGCCGTCGCGGCGTGGCGCTCACCGGCCGCCGTCTTGTCCCGCTCGTACTCGGCGGTGATCTCCGCCTCGTCGAACCGGCCCACCGCGGCCAGCCGCTGCACGAACGACCAGCGCAGCTCCGTGTCCACGGCCAGCCCCTCGACGGTTTGGGTACCGGCCAGCAGGGCCTCCAGCAGGTCCAGCTGCTCCGGCGTACGGGCCGTCGCCGCGAACGCCCGCGCCCAGGCCAGCTGGTGGTCACTGGCCGGCGCGGCGGACCGCAGGTGGGCCAGCGTGGCGTCGGTCCAGCGGGCCAGCAGGGTCTCGCGGGCGGCGGGGTCGGCGTACAGGTCGATCGCCAGCTTCACCTGCCGGTGCAGCGACTGCACGACACCGATGTCGGACTCCTTGCCGATGCCGGACAGGACCAGGGAGAGGTAGTCGCGGGCGGCGAGTTCCGCGTCCCGGGTCATGTCCCAGGCGGACGCCCAGCACAGGGCGCGCGGGAGGGACTCCGCGAAGTCGCCCAGGTGCTCGGTGACGACGGCGAGCGACTGCTCGTCCAGGCGGACCTTGGCGTACGACAGGTCGTCGTCGTTCAGCAGCACCACCGCCGGACGGCGCTTGCCGACCAGCTGCGGTACGGGCGTCAGCTCGCCGTCGACGTCCAGCTCGACGCGCTCACCGCGCACCAGCTTGCCGTCCGCGCCGAGGTCGTAGGCGCCGACCGCGATGCGGTGCGGGCGCAGCGTCGGCTCGCCCTTCGCGCCGGCCGGGAGCGCCGGGGCCTCCTGGCGGATGGCGAAGGAGGTGATCACACCGTCCGCGTCCGTCTCGATCTCCGGGCGCAGCACATTGATGCCGGCCGTCTCCAGCCACTGCTTCGACCAGGTCTTCAGATCGCGCCCGGAGGTCTCCTCCAGCGCGCCCAGCAGGTCCGACAGCCGCGTGTTGCCGTACGCGTGGCGCTTGAAGTACGCCTGCACGCCCCGGAAGAACTCGTCCTCACCGACGTACGCGACGAGCTGCTTCAGCACGGAGGCGCCCTTGGCGTACGTGATGCCGTCGAAGTTGACCAGCACGTCGTCCAGGTCGCGGATGTCCGCCATGATCGGGTGCGTGGAGGGCAGCTGGTCCTGGCGGTAGGCCCAGGTCTTCATGGAGTTCGCGAACGTCGTCCACGAGTGCGGCCAGCGCGAGCCGGGCGCGGCGGCCTGGCAGGCGATGGAGGTGTAGGTGGCGAACGACTCGTTCAGCCACAGGTCGTTCCACCACTCCATGGTGACCAGGTCGCCGAACCACATGTGGGCCAGCTCGTGCAGGATGGTCTCCGCGCGCACCTCGTACGCCGCGTCCGTCACCTTGGACCGGAAGACGTACTGGTCGCGGATGGTCACCGCGCCCGCGTTCTCCATCGCGCCCGCGTTGAACTCCGGCACGAACAGCTGGTCGTACTTCTCGAACGGGTACGCGTAGTCGAACTTCTCCTGGAACCACTCGAAGCCCTGCCGGGTCACGGCGAAGATCGCGTCCGCGTCGAGGTACTCGGCGAGCGAGGGGCGGCAGTAGATGCCGAGCGGGACGGACTGGCCGTCCTTCTCGTACACGCTGTGCACGGAGTGGTACGGGCCGACGATCAGCGCCGTGATGTACGACGAGATGCGCGGGGTCGGCTCGAAGACCCAGACGTTGTCCCGCGGCTCGGGCGTGGGCGAGTTGGAGATGACGGTCCAGCCCTCGGGCGCCTTCACGGTGAACTGGAAGGTCGCCTTCAGGTCGGGCTGCTCGAAGGACGCGAACACCCGGCGGGCGTCCGGCACCTCGAACTGGGTGTAGAGGTACGCCTGGTCGTCGACCGGGTCGACGAAACGGTGCAGGCCCTCACCCGTGTTGGTGTAGGCGCAGTCGGCCACCACCCGGAGGATGTTGCGGCCCTTCAGCAGGCCGGCGAGGGCGATGCGGGAGTCCGCGAAGACCTCGGCGGGGTCGAGGGTGTCCCCGTTGAGCGTCACCTCGTGCACGGCCGGGGCCACCAGGTCGATGAAGGACTCCGCGCCGTCACCGTCCTCCGCGACGTCGAAGCGCACCGTGGTCACGGACCGGTAGGTGCCGCCCTCCTGTGCTCCGGAGAGATCGAGTTCGATCTCGTACGAGTCAACGGTCAGCAGCTGTGCCCGCTGCTGCGCCTCTTCGCGAGTCAGGTTTGTGCCAGGCACGCGGTCATCTCCTCGTTATGTGTGGGTTGCGCCATCCTTCCACGGGAGGTCGGGATCGGGCGACGATGACGGCGAGCCATGGGGATACCCCTGTATCGGCACGTCCGGGGCAGGGTGGCCGAGGGAGGGGAGCCCGGACGCGACGTCCGGAACCCGCCGGTGGCC is a window from the Streptomyces capillispiralis genome containing:
- a CDS encoding Imm10 family immunity protein, which translates into the protein MTDLSPHRSPYWEITTLVVGEEVPDITYSVFVGDGDDAVANGYYFDLQRFLEEQPDEQNMRNGTDSYCVVNESGGVHYGGLEEVSLSPGLLTLRFDDEAIEALGLPSRVIPLGVAAEVDLDALRAGLHRVLTYGNPRRHPRLNLG
- the pepN gene encoding aminopeptidase N, whose product is MPGTNLTREEAQQRAQLLTVDSYEIELDLSGAQEGGTYRSVTTVRFDVAEDGDGAESFIDLVAPAVHEVTLNGDTLDPAEVFADSRIALAGLLKGRNILRVVADCAYTNTGEGLHRFVDPVDDQAYLYTQFEVPDARRVFASFEQPDLKATFQFTVKAPEGWTVISNSPTPEPRDNVWVFEPTPRISSYITALIVGPYHSVHSVYEKDGQSVPLGIYCRPSLAEYLDADAIFAVTRQGFEWFQEKFDYAYPFEKYDQLFVPEFNAGAMENAGAVTIRDQYVFRSKVTDAAYEVRAETILHELAHMWFGDLVTMEWWNDLWLNESFATYTSIACQAAAPGSRWPHSWTTFANSMKTWAYRQDQLPSTHPIMADIRDLDDVLVNFDGITYAKGASVLKQLVAYVGEDEFFRGVQAYFKRHAYGNTRLSDLLGALEETSGRDLKTWSKQWLETAGINVLRPEIETDADGVITSFAIRQEAPALPAGAKGEPTLRPHRIAVGAYDLGADGKLVRGERVELDVDGELTPVPQLVGKRRPAVVLLNDDDLSYAKVRLDEQSLAVVTEHLGDFAESLPRALCWASAWDMTRDAELAARDYLSLVLSGIGKESDIGVVQSLHRQVKLAIDLYADPAARETLLARWTDATLAHLRSAAPASDHQLAWARAFAATARTPEQLDLLEALLAGTQTVEGLAVDTELRWSFVQRLAAVGRFDEAEITAEYERDKTAAGERHAATARAARPTEEAKAEAWSSVVDSDKLPNAVQEAVIAGFVQTDQRELLAPYTDRYFEVLADVWESRSHEMAQQIAVGLYPTVQVSGETLDKTDAWLTSAQPNAALRRLVSESRAGVERALRAQAADAAAGAAR